One region of Bosea sp. 29B genomic DNA includes:
- a CDS encoding methyl-accepting chemotaxis protein has protein sequence MFPRTFKATVGQRLALWGVLLGALSCLYVATELIGSRKLEAFTRSLEAQSDLASRLEATTMLFERISIATFSGARAEPSDLDVLAIAAEDIATRLDGKLQADTQVIVARAMAMREAADIPTARAELRVIADKRSALRRGLGEEIGRLSADLSQHVESAHQNKVLLSLLGLFSLVFIVRLEHRWLVRPITEMARALAENRKERGLEMLAMRSDEIGMLGSALLAHQRGLQAEQEAVEARMSALSGEVARQEAAQARNGAFQERIAAIAQALEQHAARLSQAAGEFAQLSGIVDERAGAATRSTQRVSGHVDHVAGAITEVSSLLATAASEAQRTSEVADAAKALVEEATADTVILSAAVGKIVDVIDIIGTVASQTNLLALNATIEAARAGEAGRGFAVVAGEVKQLAHRTAEATDDVRKGLDQITIAAQRITLRVGALVTSVEKVDKAALSIAELTARQDVGSRSISETTTRTAGDVRLVAEQVEQLAGTLASWRQTAGSVTAASADLDRQAAELRQAVDGFIRRRELASA, from the coding sequence ATGTTTCCCAGGACATTCAAGGCGACGGTCGGACAGCGCCTGGCGCTGTGGGGTGTGCTGCTCGGCGCGCTGTCATGCCTCTATGTCGCGACCGAGCTGATCGGTTCGCGCAAGCTCGAAGCCTTCACCCGCAGCCTGGAAGCCCAGAGCGACCTTGCCAGCCGCCTCGAAGCGACGACCATGCTGTTCGAGCGGATCAGCATCGCAACCTTCTCAGGCGCCCGGGCAGAGCCCTCCGATCTCGACGTGCTCGCGATCGCGGCCGAGGACATCGCCACCCGGCTCGACGGCAAGCTGCAGGCCGATACGCAGGTGATCGTGGCGCGCGCCATGGCGATGCGCGAGGCTGCCGATATTCCGACGGCGCGGGCCGAGCTCAGGGTGATCGCCGACAAGCGCTCGGCCTTGCGGCGCGGGCTCGGCGAGGAGATCGGCCGGCTGAGTGCCGACCTGTCGCAGCATGTCGAGAGCGCCCACCAGAACAAGGTGCTGCTCTCGTTGCTCGGGCTGTTCAGCCTCGTCTTCATCGTCAGGCTGGAGCACCGCTGGCTGGTCCGTCCGATCACCGAGATGGCGCGGGCCCTGGCGGAGAACCGCAAGGAGCGCGGGCTCGAGATGCTCGCGATGCGCAGCGACGAGATCGGCATGCTCGGCAGCGCCTTGCTGGCACATCAGCGCGGGCTGCAGGCCGAGCAGGAGGCTGTCGAGGCGCGAATGAGCGCATTGTCGGGCGAGGTGGCGCGCCAGGAAGCGGCCCAGGCACGCAACGGCGCCTTCCAGGAGCGGATCGCGGCGATCGCGCAGGCGCTGGAGCAGCATGCGGCCCGGCTGTCGCAAGCCGCCGGCGAATTCGCGCAGCTTTCGGGCATCGTCGATGAGCGGGCCGGGGCGGCGACGCGATCGACGCAGCGCGTCTCCGGTCATGTCGATCACGTCGCTGGAGCGATCACCGAGGTGTCGTCGCTGCTCGCCACGGCGGCGAGCGAGGCACAGCGCACCTCCGAAGTCGCGGACGCGGCGAAAGCGCTGGTCGAGGAGGCGACCGCCGACACGGTCATCCTGAGCGCGGCCGTCGGCAAGATCGTCGACGTCATCGACATCATCGGCACTGTCGCCAGCCAGACCAATCTGCTCGCGCTCAACGCCACGATCGAGGCGGCGCGTGCCGGCGAGGCGGGCAGAGGCTTTGCCGTCGTCGCCGGCGAGGTCAAGCAGCTCGCGCACCGGACCGCCGAGGCGACCGACGATGTCCGCAAGGGGCTGGACCAGATCACCATCGCGGCCCAGCGCATCACCCTGCGCGTCGGCGCGCTGGTGACTTCGGTCGAGAAGGTCGACAAGGCGGCGCTGTCGATCGCCGAATTGACCGCGCGCCAGGATGTCGGCTCGCGCTCGATCAGCGAGACGACGACGCGGACGGCGGGCGATGTCAGGCTCGTGGCCGAGCAGGTCGAACAGCTCGCCGGCACGCTGGCGAGCTGGCGCCAGACCGCCGGCTCGGTCACCGCAGCCTCGGCCGACCTCGACCGGCAGGCCGCGGA
- the nusG gene encoding transcription termination/antitermination protein NusG, which produces MSTRWYIVHAYSNFENKVAQSIKDQAAQRNLSDKFDEVLVPTEKVVEVRRGRKVDTERKFFPGYVLVKCEMTDEVYHLIKNTPKVTGFLGADKAKPMPIPEHEAMRIKGQVAEGIERPKPTVVFEVGEQVKVADGPFASFNGVVEDVDHARARLKVAVSIFGRATPVELEYSQVEKL; this is translated from the coding sequence GTGAGCACACGCTGGTACATCGTCCACGCCTACTCCAACTTCGAGAACAAGGTCGCGCAGTCGATCAAGGATCAGGCCGCGCAGCGCAACCTCTCCGACAAGTTCGATGAAGTGCTGGTCCCGACCGAGAAGGTCGTCGAGGTCCGCCGCGGCCGCAAGGTCGACACCGAGCGCAAGTTCTTCCCCGGCTATGTCCTGGTGAAGTGCGAGATGACCGACGAGGTCTACCACCTCATCAAGAACACGCCCAAGGTCACCGGCTTCCTCGGCGCCGACAAGGCCAAGCCGATGCCGATCCCCGAGCATGAGGCGATGCGGATCAAGGGCCAGGTCGCCGAGGGCATCGAGCGGCCGAAGCCGACCGTGGTGTTCGAGGTCGGCGAGCAGGTGAAGGTCGCCGATGGCCCGTTCGCCTCGTTCAACGGCGTCGTCGAGGACGTCGACCATGCTCGCGCCCGCCTCAAGGTCGCGGTCTCGATCTTCGGCCGCGCCACGCCGGTCGAGCTGGAATACAGCCAGGTCGAGAAGCTCTGA
- the secE gene encoding preprotein translocase subunit SecE, which translates to MAKTNPFQFLQEVRNEASKVTWPSRRETLITTGLVLLMVLMSSLFFLFTDTVIRWGLGLILAR; encoded by the coding sequence ATGGCGAAGACGAATCCTTTCCAGTTCCTGCAGGAGGTGCGCAACGAGGCCTCCAAGGTGACCTGGCCCTCGCGCCGCGAGACGCTGATCACCACCGGCCTGGTGTTGCTGATGGTGCTCATGTCGAGCCTGTTCTTCCTCTTCACCGACACGGTCATCCGTTGGGGTCTCGGCCTCATCCTCGCGCGCTGA
- a CDS encoding class I SAM-dependent methyltransferase, producing the protein MTQNIYDDAGFFQNYSQLPRSQRGLDGAPEWPALRALLPPLAGRNVLDLGCGFGWFCRFAASEGAAEIVGVDVSERMLARARAETSAASVRYEQADLEAYEPPAERFDLIYSSLAFHYLVDLPAVFGRVARALKPGGRFVFSVEHPIMTAPRHQLWSEDASGLPVWPVGVYLDEGKRVTDWLADGVVKQHRMLGTYLNLLVGLGLRLGHVEEWGPTREQIAAEPDWARERERPAFLLIAAERA; encoded by the coding sequence ATGACCCAGAACATCTACGACGACGCCGGCTTCTTCCAGAACTACAGCCAGTTGCCGCGCTCGCAGCGCGGGCTCGACGGCGCGCCGGAATGGCCCGCGCTGCGCGCTTTGCTGCCGCCGCTCGCTGGACGCAATGTGCTCGATCTCGGCTGCGGATTCGGCTGGTTCTGCCGCTTCGCGGCGAGCGAGGGCGCGGCGGAGATCGTCGGCGTCGACGTCTCCGAGCGCATGCTGGCGCGGGCGAGGGCGGAGACTTCAGCGGCAAGTGTCCGCTATGAGCAGGCCGATCTCGAGGCTTACGAGCCGCCGGCCGAGCGTTTCGACCTGATCTATTCCTCGCTCGCGTTCCATTATCTCGTTGATCTGCCGGCGGTGTTCGGCCGCGTCGCGCGGGCACTGAAGCCGGGAGGGCGCTTCGTCTTCTCGGTCGAGCATCCGATCATGACGGCGCCGCGTCACCAGCTCTGGAGCGAGGACGCTTCGGGCCTGCCGGTCTGGCCGGTCGGGGTCTATCTCGACGAGGGCAAGCGCGTCACCGACTGGCTTGCCGATGGCGTCGTCAAGCAGCACCGCATGCTCGGTACCTATCTCAACCTGCTGGTCGGGCTCGGCCTTCGCTTGGGGCATGTCGAGGAGTGGGGGCCGACGCGAGAGCAGATCGCCGCCGAGCCCGACTGGGCCAGGGAGCGCGAGCGGCCGGCCTTCCTGCTGATCGCTGCCGAGCGGGCTTGA
- a CDS encoding ABC transporter substrate-binding protein, whose amino-acid sequence MNIALKAVALALALAATPALAQDKVKLITIAELSGPGATAGTNWKSGIELAVEEINAKGGILGRKIDLVAYDTQTNPANARAAVQRAIDEGTHAVLGPVYTGSIMASMQIAQRAEIAQLAAGDGTAYTAQGNPFIFRTSLSQSAAMPKIAAYLKDQVKAKSVAVVWVNNDFGKGGHEAILKELKSRAIEVPVDLSTEQGQADFAGEAIKVKNAQVDAVFVYLNEEESARLLVAMRDQNVGKPVIGETTILSQKVIELAGKAADGVRGHVGQTVDAPIPALQDFGKRFEARFKFVPDHNGIKGYMAVHAVKWATEKLGKFEPTKVAATLHGATIRPEEEPGILMETTFDAKGDVQRESFLAEVVDGKQKIIGRLPK is encoded by the coding sequence ATGAACATCGCCCTGAAAGCTGTTGCCCTGGCGCTCGCACTGGCGGCGACGCCAGCCCTGGCGCAGGACAAGGTGAAGCTGATCACCATCGCCGAATTGTCCGGGCCGGGCGCGACCGCCGGCACCAACTGGAAGAGCGGCATCGAGCTCGCTGTCGAGGAGATCAATGCCAAGGGCGGCATTCTCGGGCGCAAGATCGATCTCGTCGCCTATGACACGCAGACCAACCCGGCCAATGCGCGGGCCGCCGTGCAGCGCGCGATCGACGAGGGCACGCATGCGGTGCTCGGGCCGGTCTATACCGGCTCGATCATGGCCTCGATGCAGATCGCACAGCGCGCCGAGATCGCGCAGTTGGCGGCCGGCGACGGCACGGCCTACACCGCCCAGGGCAATCCCTTCATCTTCCGGACCTCGCTCAGCCAGTCGGCGGCGATGCCGAAGATCGCCGCCTATCTGAAGGATCAGGTCAAGGCCAAGTCGGTCGCGGTGGTCTGGGTCAACAACGACTTCGGCAAGGGCGGGCACGAGGCCATCCTGAAGGAGCTGAAGAGCCGCGCCATCGAGGTGCCGGTCGATCTCTCGACCGAGCAGGGCCAGGCCGATTTCGCCGGCGAGGCGATCAAGGTCAAGAACGCGCAGGTCGACGCCGTCTTCGTCTATCTCAACGAGGAGGAGAGCGCCCGGCTGCTGGTGGCGATGCGCGACCAGAATGTCGGCAAGCCGGTGATCGGCGAGACCACGATCCTGAGCCAGAAGGTGATCGAGCTCGCGGGCAAGGCAGCCGATGGCGTGCGCGGCCATGTCGGCCAGACCGTCGATGCGCCGATCCCCGCTCTGCAGGATTTCGGCAAGCGCTTCGAGGCGCGCTTCAAGTTCGTGCCCGACCATAACGGCATCAAGGGCTACATGGCCGTCCATGCGGTGAAATGGGCGACGGAGAAGCTAGGCAAGTTCGAGCCGACCAAGGTCGCAGCGACCTTGCACGGCGCGACGATCAGGCCGGAGGAGGAGCCCGGCATCCTGATGGAGACGACCTTCGACGCGAAGGGCGACGTCCAGCGCGAGAGCTTCCTGGCCGAGGTGGTCGACGGCAAGCAGAAGATCATCGGCCGCCTGCCTAAGTAA
- a CDS encoding GntR family transcriptional regulator, with amino-acid sequence MPDLKVEQPKSLVAIVEERLRDAIVDAEMRLGETLSEEALSEALGVSRTPVREALARLQLQGLVTIVPKKGTFVFAPTEEDVSELCVFRYMLETQALRECMSKARAAALAAMKDGLAAMEAAQANGSRRDYARADTVFHEVFFQHCGNRYLGNAYRGVSGRVAALRTHLSVPLEGEQERSMAEHHLMVEAFAAGRLADLDSILHRHIMRAWDAYADVLRSGEAPG; translated from the coding sequence ATGCCTGATCTCAAGGTCGAGCAGCCGAAATCACTGGTCGCCATCGTCGAGGAGCGTCTGCGCGATGCGATCGTCGACGCCGAGATGCGCCTTGGCGAGACTTTGTCCGAGGAGGCGCTGAGCGAGGCCCTGGGCGTCAGCCGCACGCCGGTGCGCGAGGCGCTGGCGCGGTTGCAATTGCAGGGGCTGGTGACGATCGTGCCGAAGAAGGGCACCTTCGTCTTCGCGCCGACCGAGGAGGACGTCTCCGAGCTCTGCGTCTTCCGCTACATGCTGGAGACGCAGGCCCTGCGCGAATGCATGAGCAAGGCGCGGGCGGCGGCGCTGGCCGCGATGAAGGATGGGCTCGCGGCCATGGAGGCGGCGCAGGCGAACGGCAGCCGCCGCGACTATGCCCGGGCCGACACTGTCTTCCACGAGGTCTTCTTCCAGCATTGCGGCAACCGCTATCTCGGCAACGCCTATCGCGGGGTCTCCGGCCGCGTTGCGGCGCTGCGCACGCATCTCTCGGTCCCGCTGGAAGGCGAGCAGGAGCGCTCCATGGCCGAGCATCACCTGATGGTCGAGGCCTTTGCGGCCGGGCGCCTGGCCGACCTCGATTCGATCCTGCATCGGCACATCATGCGGGCCTGGGACGCCTATGCCGACGTGCTGCGCAGCGGCGAGGCGCCGGGCTGA
- a CDS encoding isocitrate lyase/PEP mutase family protein, which produces MSPRHSLADRLRQPGLVVAPGCHDAIGARAIEQAGFEAVYMTGNGLSASLIGAPDIGLLTMTEMVARGRALAAAIRVPLIADADTGYGNLNNVARTVAEYEAAGVAAIHLEDQVTPKRCGAMKGLALVTPEEHAEKIRIAVATRRDPDFLIIGRSDARLPLGLDEAIARGKAYAKAGADLVLLEMLQSEEEMKRALGEIEAPLMFNYVEGRVPPLTTADFERLGFKVLSYPVASTLAYAHMMAAFARELKRTGTTRGLEPAMLDLPSYEAFLGRDNYA; this is translated from the coding sequence ATGAGTCCCCGCCATTCGCTTGCCGACAGGCTGCGCCAGCCCGGCCTCGTCGTCGCGCCGGGCTGCCATGACGCCATCGGCGCCAGGGCGATCGAGCAGGCCGGGTTCGAGGCGGTCTACATGACCGGCAACGGCCTCTCCGCCAGCCTGATCGGCGCGCCCGATATCGGCCTCCTGACCATGACCGAGATGGTGGCGCGTGGCCGAGCGCTCGCTGCAGCGATCAGGGTCCCGCTGATCGCCGATGCCGATACCGGCTATGGCAACCTCAACAACGTTGCCCGCACCGTCGCCGAATACGAGGCCGCAGGCGTCGCCGCGATCCATCTCGAGGACCAGGTCACGCCCAAGCGCTGCGGCGCGATGAAGGGGCTGGCGCTGGTGACGCCCGAGGAGCACGCCGAGAAGATCCGCATCGCTGTCGCGACCCGGCGCGATCCGGATTTCCTGATCATCGGCCGTTCGGATGCCAGGCTGCCGCTCGGCCTCGACGAGGCGATCGCGCGCGGCAAGGCCTATGCGAAGGCCGGCGCCGATCTCGTGCTGCTGGAGATGCTGCAGTCGGAGGAGGAGATGAAGCGGGCGCTGGGCGAGATCGAGGCGCCGCTGATGTTCAACTATGTCGAGGGCAGGGTGCCGCCATTGACGACGGCGGATTTCGAGCGGCTGGGCTTCAAAGTGCTGAGCTATCCGGTGGCCTCGACCCTGGCCTACGCCCATATGATGGCGGCCTTTGCGCGCGAGCTGAAGCGCACGGGCACGACGCGCGGGCTGGAGCCCGCCATGCTCGACCTGCCGAGCTACGAGGCTTTCCTGGGTCGTGACAACTATGCCTGA